DNA from Papio anubis isolate 15944 chromosome 1, Panubis1.0, whole genome shotgun sequence:
CCATGGGCTAGCAAGGAGAAGGCCATCATGAGTATTGCCTGCCATTTTCCCTACATCAGGCCCCTCCTCAGaggtctctctccctcttctcctccctcttccaaCACAAGGTCTCCTAGGGACAGTGCTATATCAGCCTGGGGTCCTTCCCCAGTTGCTGACATGGCTGAACCAGACCCTGGAAGATCAGTGGTCCAGGGTATATGTGAGTGAGGTGGGAAGCGGGAGCACAGAGGGCCAGCTCCTCAGGTTTCAGTAGCAGGAGCTTCAGGTGTCTGGTGGGTTAAAAATACAGAGGCCCCAACTCACGGTCATTTGATACCAGTGGTTGAGGCTTCTCAAGTCCAAGGGCCTGAAGGAAAGGAGACTGAGTAGAAAGCAGAGAGAGTGAAGCATCAAGAGAGAGAGCAGCAGGGACGGGCGCTGGAAAGGGGAAGGGTGGGACTGGAGCCAGAGAGGGCAATGAGAGGGAATGGGATGGATGGCAATGTCCGGTAGGTGTAGGAAAGGACTAGGAGATGGAGCAGACTCGCCATCAGAGTCCCATCTCACACTCTTGGGGGTACAAAAGGTCAGATTCAAGATGGAACAAGTTTTATATTCCAGCATCTCTGTCCCAgtgtctccctcctcccctggAATGCAGAAGTGAGAAATCGGGGCTGGACATCACCTAGGTCATCTGCTTCTGGCCAGGCCTCCCCATCTCACCTGGCTGTCTTCCTCTGGCCATGGTGCTTTCCCACATTAGTCACTCTTCAGGGAGACCAGAAGATGGGCTTCTGAGGTCTCTTCAGCTCCAACGTGCTGTGCTTAGGCTAGCTCCGACCTCTCCTACTACAGTGACAGCTGTCCCTCTTGGCCTCACTCCTGCCATGCTTTTGAGATTTTCTGTGGCCTTCTTGTTTAGCTGTGTAAGGTCCACTGCACAGACATGTGGAAAAGTTATTCTGCTAACATAATTACATGCCCCTCCCTGGAtgcaaaaacgaaaacaaaaaaccgGCACTCTCTCTCTAGAATCAGAGATACCTCAGGGTGCGGCGGCAGCATGTGACTTTGATCTGACCCTCTATGGTCTCCCTCATGCCTCAGTTTACCTGTGCATAGTAAGAACCCTGGAGGGCCATGAAGAGGATCCTTCCTTCCTACGTATCCAGAGTTAAACTCACTACTCTGTCCTCACCCCCAAGCTGGATCCAGAAGTTTAAGCCCCTGCCTGCCCAACTCTGCTTCGGATCTCGGGTGCACAGAATTAATCATCAGTCTTGGTTCAGGGCACAGGGCTCACCTCTTCATGCTTAcctaatgttaattttttttgcccTAGTGTCAGTAACTGATCCTCTTTGTCTTGTCAAAGACGTGGGAATAAATAGTAGCTATTCACTCTCCTTGGAAGCAGGCAGCCTGGGAAAACCTCCCTTCCCACTGTGCCCCAGAAAACTGAGTCCCATAGGAtcaggggagggagtgcacaCACAGGTGGCAACCAAATGACAGTTCCCTTCTCACTGTGGGCTGTATGGGCAGAGAAACCCCAAACCCACATCTCTACAGGACAGGATCCAGGTCAGCCCTGTCCTTCCCTGCATTCCCAAGTTAGGAGTGCTGAGTGAAGCAAAGGAAACTGGCTGGAGCTGAGCCAGGTCGCCAGTCTTGGACGCGGCTCCATCTTTTATTCAGAGAATGACCTCATCCTTGGTCCTGATTCTTTAAAAGAAAGTGGAGGGGGGTCTCTTTCCTGCAGCCTGGCTTGCACTTTCATTGCCCCACTCTCCTACACAGGATCAAAGAATCAGAATCAGACTTCACCTACAGAAGATTCCCAGGCTTGAGGACATACAGCCAACACCACATGTGCCCCCTTTTACCCTATATTATCAATTTAGCCTCTGACCCCGTTAGCTCCTCCTCTCCACTGCATTTAACTTCTAATTACCCTTGCCCTACCCTCGGCCCTCCCTAATTACCCttattcctcccctcccccagccccagcttcATTTACCTCCGACTCATCTGGTCTTATTTTTAGCTCCGGcatctctccttttcctttcttaataTGGCGATGAGCTCTTAGGCCAGCATGGGGACCAGGGCTGAGGTGCCCTGGACaccagaggagggggagggaaggagcccCCGGGAGCCTGGGGTAGAAGtgtaggaggtgggaggatttcggCCCACATGGAGCTGTCCTGGCCTCAGAAGGTTATCCGTCTCTCCTGCCAACCATGGAGACATATTTAGACAGGACCAGGTGGGGACTGAGGGGTGCCAATTTAAGGGGGCAGCTCCGGTTCCCTCCCCGCCCCCTGCTCCTATTCCTCCTCCTGACCCTTTTTCCCTTGGCTCTGTCGGCAGTTTCTCCAGGACTCAGCAGTGTCCTCTGTCCACTGCTCTGGGCCATTCCCCAATCCCCCCTCCCACTTGAGCCCCTAACTCAGAATCTGGGACCCAGGGGCCCCTCCCTACCCCAGCTAACCTCTTCTGGACCAGGAGAGCCAACCCAGATCCCACTGCCTCCATGAGTGCTACAGGCAGGATGGGGCCCAGAGCTGTGCCGGGCCTGTGGCtagcactgctgctgctgctggtgctaGGGACACCCAAGTCAGGGGTGCAGGGGGAGGAAGGGCTGGACTTCCCTGAATACGATGGTGTGGACCGTGTGATCAATGTCAATGCAAAGAACTACAAGAATGTGTTCAAGAAGTATGAGGTGCTGGCACTCCTCTACCATGAACCCCCCGAGGATGACAAGGCCTCACAAAGACAATTTGAGATGGAGGAGCTGATCCTGGAGGTGAGTTGGGGGCACTGCAGGCCTGCAAAGCATGTCTGGCCCCTCTCTGGAATCCCCTATCCTACATCCCAGCTCTTTGAGGATGGGATCTGGGGGCAAGGGGCAGTGTGGTAGGACCCCTGTCTTGACCAACAGGACGCAAGTGGCATGTGGCTTTAGTCAAATGAGAAGCAGAGTCTCAGGAACCTCAAAGTACTGTCATCGTTAGGTAATCCTTTAGTGGGGGTGCTGCCGGAAGAACTCCCCTCCCTGCTGTAGGAGGCTGGTAGTATTTGACTTAGGTTTCGCTAGGACAGTGGCGGGGGGGAAAGGGAAAAAGGTACTTGGAGGGCCAGGGGAGAACAGCAGTGTATATTGCACTCCCCTACCCCACCCATCCACTTAGCCAGAACACATCTCTCCATATACTTCAGGGGCTGCACCCCAACGAAATCCAAATTGAgtgtaaatgtaaatgttatgatACTTGCGTGCCATGTTTAAATATCTTCTAGAGATCATGCCTCCCACTGGACTCCCAGTCCCCccccctttcttccccttccctaaTTCCCCATTTGTCTCCATTGGATGAGCCGGATGCCTTCACTGGAAAATTTCTTATGGTTGCAGGAGGTGTCAGAATGTCTTCCCCAATCTTCTCTTTGTGGGAAGAGCCTTCTCACCTCCAAAATGACATCAGGCCCAAAGGAGAAACGAGTtatcataagaaaagaaaaaaaaaaaacctatgtttGGGAATGATGGGGCTATGTGGTCGTACACACCCCTTTAGGAGCTGGGATGTGTGAGTTTTCTTGTCCAAGCTCCTGTGGCCCCTTCTCTGGCTTGGCATGCAGATAGGACTCAGCTTGTCCAGAGCTTGGAGCATTTCAGGGTGAGACACCAGAACCACAGGCTCTCATTTTGTACACCCCTGCTGGGTGCTAGAACCTGCCATCTGATTAATGAGCCGAGTATTTTTATCCTGACTGCTCAGTATCCCTGGCCATCCACCTGCCAACCGCCTCCCTTCCCCGCCCCTCTGAGAATCACAGTGCCTGAGTCTGTGCTGAGTGGGGGTAGAGCTGCAAGCTGTGCCCACAACAGAGAGAATCAGGGTTGACGCTAAGCTGGAATACTTACGGCGGCAGGGACCTCCAGGAGTGACTGTCCACAGCCTAAGGACAGGCTGAAGTAGAGTGTGGAAGGGGAAAGTTGGGCCCTGATGGGGAGAACTGTCCAGTCGTCGtcagtctctctccctctggGGGATGACAAATAGTGACCTCTTCTCTCAGCTCTCTGGCCTTCCCCACTCCTCAGCAACATGACCAGACCCACCActaccctcccaccctccaaaaTTCTTCCCATTGGGAGTCACTCTGAAGAATCTCAGGGACTTCCAAGATCAACCCCACACTGAGCTTGGCCCTTGACCAGGTACAGGGACCTCCAGGTGTGACTTGACCAGGATGGAATGCAGGGCTCAACCCTGAAGGAGGGAAGGGGCCCTCAGTCACTCTGAAGCCAGAATCCTCAGCACCTCTCAGGCACTAGGAAGTATTGAGTGCAGTGTCTTCAAGTCCAACATAATAAGCACATTGCAAACGAGCAATCAATATTAATGAACTAAGTTGAGCCAAAAACAGAACTGTGTGACTGCAGGGAATCTGGGGGATATTCTGGGTCTCAGCAAAGGGTCAAGGTCAACTCTTATATCTCTTGCACCTCTACTGACCCAAATTGAAAGCATGAGAGGGAGAATAGGGTATAATAAAAATTCCAGGGGCTAATTTTCATCATAATCCTTCCCTCCAGTTAGCAGCCCAAGTCCTAGAAGACAAGGGTGTTGGCTTCGGGCTGGTAGACTCTGAGAAGGATGCAGCTGTGGCCAAGAAACTGGGTaagagagggcagggcaggggaggggaaggtggcATTGAGACCAAGGGAGGCTTAGGGCGGAGGACCTGTCAGACAGACCTTGGGATCTGAGGGGCTTGGAAATCTCAGAGTTATGTCTATTCTGAAAGAGGGGGTGAGAAAATATGAAGTTGGGAGGGTTATGGCTGGGAGACTCTGGCTCTCTATTCCTTATCAAGTTCCATGCTCAAATCCCAGAAAGAGGTAGGGGAGGCCTTCTTTATACTCACCTAAAAAACATGGTAGGTGCTGGAGCAAAGGAATACAGGCTGGGCTGGCCAGACCTCTGCAAACTCCGCTTCCAACTCCTCCCCTACAGAGCCATGGTTGTTACAGCAGCGAGCCACCAGGGGGAAGCACAGGCTTGAGACGGGATTCTGGACatggatgggggaggggtggttaGTAATAATGAAGTCATCTGGTCAGTAATAGCAATTAAAGAGCTTGACTGGGAACCAGCTATTGGAGTCCTCAGAGGGGGTGGCATGAATACTCATCTCCTAGTCGTGGCAGTCAGAGAAGGGGAGAAATACTGCTAGAATCTACACCTCTCtattccctcccctcaccctacCTGATCCCCCAGCTCCTCCCTAGAAAGCCCTGGGGCCAGGCTAGCCTCCTGGGCTAAATCCAGCAGCAGAGACATCAGGCCTGTCGGCCTCGGGGTCAGAGGAGGTGGGGGGGCAGCGGGCTCATGTGGTGGAGCATGTGGGGCCCCGGTGATTATCAAATGGGCTGTGGCCCAGGATTTGGACCTTGGATCTGTGGGAAGcctgggatcatggctcactcgCCCTGGCTCACTCCCTAGGCCTAACTGAAGTGGACAGCGTGTATGTATTCAAGGGAGATGAAGTCATTGAGTACGATGGCGAGTTTTCTGCTGACACCATCGTGGAGTTTCTGCTTGATGTAAGGACTCCCCTGGACCTGACGGCTTTGCTTGAAAACTCCACTGCCTGCCCCCTAGTCCCTACCAACCCCAACCtgacactgcacacacacacaccacacgcacacacatacaccacatgcacacacaccacacgcacacacatacaccacatgcacacacaccacacgcacacacaccacctgcatacacaccacacacatggaCGCACATGCACACAATAGGCCACACATCACCTACATACCACACACTACACATATGCAtcacatgcacaccacacacactacacacaccacacacacatcatatacaTACCcacacacccaccaccacacatatcacatgcaccaacacaccacacatgcacaccacacactccactcacatcacacaccacatgcacgtgcaccacaccacacacaccacacatgcacacacaccacatacatgccacacacatgcacgtactacacacaccacacatgtacaaacactacacacatgcacacacatcacacatatgccacacatgcacacaatagGCCACATACCACCTGCGTGATGCCACACACTATGCATATGcaccacatgcacaccacacacacactacacaccacacacacaccatccatacacaccacacacacatatacatacaacaCACCCACCAGATatatcacatgcacacacaccaaacaTGCCACACACTATGCATATGcaccacatgcacaccacacacacactacacacaccacacacacaccatccatacacaccacacacattcacacacatcacacacatgccacacatgcacacaatagACCACACATCACCTACATAGCACACAGTATGCATACGCACcatatgcacaccacacacataccatcgacacacatcacacacagatCATATACATACCACACACCCACCATGCATATatatcacatgcacacacacaccacacatgcacaccacacactcTGCACACATtgcacacaatacacacacacgcacacactgtCAACATCTAGCCCCCTCCTCCAGTTCCCCAGCCTTCTTTTCCCTAGGTCCCTTTCTGGTTCTACTCAAGGATAGAAACCCTCTTCCTGCAATGTCCTCCTCTTTCAGGTCCTAGAGGACCCTGTGGAATTGATTGAAGGTGAACGAGAGCTGCAGGCATTTGAGAATATTGAGGATGAGATCAAACTCATTGGCTACTTCAAGAGCAAAGACTCAGAGCGTGGGTAACCCTCAGACTCCACTATACCCCTCCCTGGATCCCCATCTCACccgtcctcccacctccccatgtCACCCAGTGTCTCAGCCTCTACCTCCGCACTTCCCACCTCTTCCTCTGGCTGTGGTCGGCACCATCAACAGCTCTGACCTCCCTGTACTCTGGGGGTTCCCAGGCAAGCACCTGAACCCCCTGTACTCCGGGAGTTCCCAGACAAGCACCTCCAGTATCCCACCTTCCCCTCACTCTCAAAGAACTAGAGGGGGTGGGTCTCAAAATGAACCCCGCCTGCAAATAACTGGGGACGGTAGTGGGGGATGATTCCCTGGCAGACCCTGGTTTCCCCAGAGACCGACTCTGCATTCCCCCTACAGATTACAAAGCCTTCGAGGATGCAGCTGAGGAGTTTCATCCCTACATCCCCTTCTTCGCCACCTTCGACAGCAAGGTTCTCTTCGCCACAGCTGTATTGGTTCTCCCTCATGTCCCGAAGCTGTCCTCCACCTTCCTCTCCCAGAATCGATGGCTGACCTAGTCCCTTCCTATGCACTGGCACTCCCTACCCCACCCCGGCTCCTCCCACTCCATAGATTTAGAGCTGAAGAAGGGCTTTAGATGATCTAAAACCCGTCTCATGTTAAACCCAACCCTAGAGAAGTTAAGACACTTGTCAAGTGTCACAGTGGCAGTGACAAGGATCCCAGCTTTCTGACTCCCTTCCTAATATTTGTTCCCCCATAATACTGCTTCTCAACATGACCCTGTGTCTCCTGCTCCACTCCCGTCCTACCCCCTCTCCCAAAGGTGGCAAAGAAGCTGACCCTGAAGTTGAATGAGATTGATTTCTACGAAGCCTTCATGGAAGAGCCTGTGACCATCCCAGACAAACCCAATAGTGAAGAGGAGATTGTCAACTTCGTGGAGGAGCACAGGAGGTGGGGACCAAGGGCAACCCTCTGAGTGGGGTTGGCTCCCCCTTGGGCTGGAACACACTGCGTGAGATGGGCTGGGGAAAGCTTAGCCAACCGGGAAGCCAGTCTTGCCTGGAGATGAATACACGTTGGGCACCAGTGCTCTCTGATACACTGATAATTTTGCACAATATTTTACACCCCAGTACTTAGCCCTGAGCTCTACAAGGAGAAGGTCcttcatacatatgtataattcaGTGTGAGGTTGAGACTTAAATAATCTCTGTCAACAAATGAGTGTTGACTGCCTGTGGCCGGCCAGGAACTGCAAGGTGCTTTCCATCTCTATGATTATATTAAGCCCTTTTAACCTCAGTGAAAGGTTCTACAGGTAATAAGTGTCAGAGCTGGGATTTTAACCCTGATGTGTCccatgtttgttctttttttttttttttttttttttttttcccaagaccgagtcttactctatcccctaggctggagtgcagtggcgccatcttggctcactgcagcctccgcctcccaggttcaagcaattctcctgcctcagcctcccaagtaactggaattacaggcccgtcaccacacctgactaatttttgtattttttagcagagatgaggtttcactatgctggccaggctggtctcaaactcctgacctcaagtgatccgcctgccttggtctcccaaagtgctgggattacaggcatgagccactgcacccggccccgtGTTCTTTCTAATACAATATACCCTAAACCAATGGTTCTCTAAAAGGTAGGAAGGAGTGGCGAGGTGGGCATAGGTTTTTGCTCTCTGAAGGATGTTTGGTAATGTCTAGACACATTTTTGGTTGTGCAGAGTGCTACCAGTATTTAGCggatagaggccagggatactgctaaacattctacagtgcacaggacagccccctacttcaaagaattatctggctccAAATggcaatagtgctgaggttgaatAACCCTGCCCGGCACTTACACATAATTCCCTTCCTTCATAGTAGTCCACAGCTGGAAATATCCAATCACCAGTATAAACAGTACTTACTCTCTCCCATACTGCTGGCTCCCTTCATCAAGGCAGGAACATGCTTGCCTGGTTCAACTGTACCCAGCACCCAGCATAGTGCTTAGAACATATCGGGCACTCAATCATAgtgactgagtgaatgaatgaatacattaatgaATACATTGATGTCCAGTTCTTGCCTTTCTCCCCAGAGTCTCTCTTCCAGTCCCTTTGcccaccctcccctctcccaccgCTTTAACCATGCAGTGAGCTGGGCCTGGTGCCCAGAGTTGAGGCCTTGCCAGATGGCTTTGTTCTAGGCTACAAGCTGTCTGTGCCCTGGGCCTGACCTAGAGGCAGCCTCTGCTACGGGACCCTCTGGAGGGGGCGTACTTCTAACCCACTGAGTAATGACCCTGTCTGTCTCTTCTAGATCAAccctgaggaaactgaagccagaGAGTATGTATGAGACCTGGGTGAGTGCCCCCGGCCAGGGTCAGGCCCTCAGGGAAGCAGGAGTGCTAGAAGACTCAAGTCCTAGCAAAATCCCACCCTGCTGCTCCTCAGGCCCATTTGTAGAAAAAACAGTGCACTAGCAGCAGTTGAAGGATTTCTACGCTGAAGAATGTGTGAGGAAATGGGAGACAGACATAACTGAAGATGACAAGGGAGGAGCCTCAAGCCTGGGGATAAAGGGATTATCAGAGGAAGTGTGGGGCTTTGGAGCTGAAAGGAGTATCACTTGGAAAAAGGTCACCATCACAAGAAtatatctggccaggtgcagtggctcacgcctgtaatcccagcaccttgggagactgagggaggcggatcatctgaggtcaggagtttgagactagcctgaccagcacggtgaaaccccatctctactaaaaatacaaaattagccaggtgtggtggcgcacgcctgtaatcccagctactcgggaggctgaggcaggagaatcgcttgaacctgggaggcagaggtggcagtgagccgagatcgtgccattgccctctagcttgggcgacagagcgaaactccgtctcaaaaaaaaaaaaaaaaaaaaaaaacccagaaaacaaaagaatatatctGGTCCCGAAGCTGGACTTCCACAAAATTGAGGTTCAATGAACATCTAGGATCTGTTCTGGGCTCCCCAACTTCAGGGAGTATAGTAAGGTCTTCTCCAAAACCCTGTTCTCCTTCTTACCGCCCGACAGGAGGATGATATGGATGGAATCCACATTGTGGCCTTCGCAGAGGAAGCTGATCCTGGTGAGGGAGGAATACTGGGTTGGACACTCGGAGGTTTTCCTGGGAGTTTGCAAACAGCCTAGGGCTAGACATGTGAAGCTTGGGGAGCAGGGAGGTAGCTCTGCACTCCTGTTTCATCTGGGTCCCTTTCCTCTTCATACACCTCACACCTTGCACTTGTGTTCCCTCCAAGATGGTTTCGAGTTCTTAGAGACTCTCAAGGCTGTGGCCCAAGATAACACTGACAACCCAGATCTTAGCATCATCTGGATTGACCCTGATGACTTCCCCCTGGTAAGAGGCACAGCTCAGGCACTGCTATCCTAAGGCAGGGACTTGGACTGTGGCATCTTCTTAGTGAGGGCTTTGTTTCAGAGTTCCTATCCCCAGCTTCTAGCTGGGGGGCCCTGGGAGGGTATGTGTGTTGCATGCTTAAGGGCACTGTTGGCATGGAGGGCATCCT
Protein-coding regions in this window:
- the CASQ1 gene encoding calsequestrin-1, which translates into the protein MSATGRMGPRAVPGLWLALLLLLVLGTPKSGVQGEEGLDFPEYDGVDRVINVNAKNYKNVFKKYEVLALLYHEPPEDDKASQRQFEMEELILELAAQVLEDKGVGFGLVDSEKDAAVAKKLGLTEVDSVYVFKGDEVIEYDGEFSADTIVEFLLDVLEDPVELIEGERELQAFENIEDEIKLIGYFKSKDSEHYKAFEDAAEEFHPYIPFFATFDSKVAKKLTLKLNEIDFYEAFMEEPVTIPDKPNSEEEIVNFVEEHRRSTLRKLKPESMYETWEDDMDGIHIVAFAEEADPDGFEFLETLKAVAQDNTDNPDLSIIWIDPDDFPLLVPYWEKTFDIDLSAPQIGVVNVTDADSVWMEMDDEEDLPSAEELEDWLEDVLEGEINTEDDDDDDDDDDDD